The region TGCCCGACTCTGTTGATGGCTGTCGATATATTGGGAATGACCAGGCTTCACAGCCTTGCCTAGGGTTTGACCAGTGTTGGACCACTGGGCCTAGTGACGCAGTTTGCACAAGATGctgactgggtgggtgggtgtggagtctGCCAGATATGTCTAAATCATGTGCAGTTTGTTCCAGTCTTCACCTGGCTGTTTTAGGGCTATGGAAATTTTTACTGGCAGACACAGCTTCTAGATCATGTCCTCCGCACCTTCATACAGCCCTGAATCTAGTTGAAAATAGTTCACGTGTGGTTTTGGTGTTGCAAAGTTATAGGTCTTCACAAATAGGTCTTGATCATATAATATTAtgggggcaaaaaaagaaaagtcatgaAAGACGTGTGGTAATTttggctgtctttctgtttggGTTTTTGAATTCACTCTCTTGGTGGCTGTAGAAATTATGACACATGACATTATCTGATATAAAGCAAATCTTTATTTCTGGATAATTGACGACAAGGCAAGACTGGGCAGATGGTTTACGTTAGACCTTTTCTGGTGTAGAAAGTAATCATTGTAGAACATACTGCaagaaatataaagaaaagaaaaaaattgaagtaTGTGAAGAATACACCCATTGTagattacaagaaaaaacaaaagcaggtAGACAAGACTGCCTAAGATGTGCAGTGtgatcctctctctgtgtgtgtgcgcgcatgcacgcacgtgcatttAATTGTGCATTAATCTCATGCTCTGAGAAGAAGGAAACGGGTGCTTCATAGTTTATTGCTGTTCAGCTTTGTCATTTGCTGGTCCATTTTTCACAAATTTGGTTATTTTTTTAGGTGTATGTAAACTTACTGAAAACGCTGATatggagtgggttttttgtttttttggttttgtgtctttgttgttggtttttcaatAGAATTGAACCTTAATGAACCCACATCTCTAGCAAAAAAATTTTTTGGCTTCAAAACTACAAGAGATGGTGGAGTTTTAGGTTtgatttttccttaaaaaaagcTATAAAGACTGAACTGTATTGAAAATAGTTTGCCTTTTTAATTATTTTGTAGGTAtccgttcttttctctttttttttttattactttgcAGAGTATTAAACAAAAAAAGCTGCTGGTTGCTGGCTGCTGTGGTTAGTTCTCCGAGGAAACATTAGTTACTTTGTGTTACAAAGGAAAGGTGCTGCTGGTTGCTGCTGTGGTTAGTTCTCCGAGGAAACATTGGTTACTTTGTGTTACAAAGGAAAGGTGCTGCTGGTTGCTGCTGTGGTTAGTTCCCCGAGGAAACACTGGTCACTTTGTGTTACAAAGGAAAGGTGCTGGTTGCTTCATGTTGAATTGTTGTGAGTGCCACTGTACTGGGGAGACTGGACCAGCTCAGTAAACATTCTTCATGAACAGTACCACAATGCAGACTTAATGAACAGTTGACTTGAAACATTCCTGATGAAGCTCTGTTCTTCAAGACAGCAAGATTCTCTTGGGTTTGTTTTAACTATTAAAACATGGATGTTGATGTAATTGGCAATATTGCTCTAGATTTCGTTTTAATTATGTACTGTTATAAAACTTGCAAGGAGCCCAAAACCTTGGACTTGGCTGATTGGAGGTGAAGTAGAGGTGGAACGCTGTCTTTGATAATTTCAGTTTTTGAAATTTTGTTCAGAATTGTGCACTTAAATCATTCAGTTGACTGTGCAACATCTGAGAGCCAGTAGATTTTTTAAGCTTATACATGTGCTCACATCTCATACACAACATCAGCAAATAAAAGACCACCCAAAAAATCTGTATCTATATAACCTGAAAGACCAATTTGGTGTCTATACCAGATATTAAAATTGTCAAATTTGGAAATATGTGCCAAACTTTTCATATCagtaccattttttttcttttctttttttttaaattgtgaaatgtataTTATGCAGCTCTGTGTGCCTAGATGGCTGTGCTGGGTAAGTGGCTTATATGTCAAACTTCCAAGCTGATCTTGGATGCAAACGCCAGCACAACTTCGTTGGTGAAGCATGAAGAGTTTTGCTGACTTCTCGACAGTTGTGGGGGCCAGCCAGTTCCTAACCAATGCAATGTgtatataaatgaatgattgacCAAGAGAAAGCTGACGGAagatttgctttgtttgttgagTTTAACAAAAGAAAGTGATGTGAAGTCCTGACCTCAGTGGCCAGTGGGGCTGGAACCCAGGACCCAGTCCCCAGGTGATCACCACACCTGTACGCCAGCAGGCAAGGGCCCACTGTCAGCCACACCCACATCTACCGGTCTCAAGTTCCTGTCATGCCTCGTCTGGGGAGACACAGATTGGGTTCATGGTCCAGAGACTGTTGGGGGTCAGTCAAAAGGTGGGTCCCCAGGACACTGTGACACCAGGACCATCCACAGGTCTGACTGACATTGCTGTAAAGCCCTAGAGGTCTGGCTACGTCAGCACCCAGGTGTGCTGAATGCAGGGTTATCCATGACAGGTGTGCTGAATGCAGGGTTATCCATGACAGGTGTGTGAATGCAGGGTTATCCATGACAGGTGTCTGAATGCAGGGTCCATGACAGGTGTCTGAATGCAGGGTTATCCATGACAGGTGTGTGAATGCAGGGTTATCCATGACAGGTGTCTGAATGCAGGGTTATCCATGACAGGTGTGTGAATGCAGGGTTATCCATGACAGGTGTCTGAATGCAGGGTTATCCATGACAGGTGTCTGAATGCAGGGTTATCCATGACTGACAGGGAGCAAGCATCTCAGTCTGGATGGTCTGACTGTTTGGAAAACCTGGGGGCTGACCCATCAGTGAAAAAAACTGATGTCTGCCAACCAGCAGCAGCTGGAAGGTGACAGTGATGGTCCAGGGGCAGGTTTGTCCTCCCCATGCTGACCCCTGTGTCAGGTGTCCCCATGCTGACCCCTGTGTCAGGTGTCCCCATGCTGACCCTGTGTCAGGTGTCCCCGTGCTGCCCCTGTGTCAGGTGTCCCCATGCTGACCCTGTGTCAGGTTTCCCCATGCCGACCCCTGTGTCAGGTGTCCCCGTGCTGACCCTGTGTCAGGTGTCCCCGTGCTGACCCCTGTGTCAGGTGTCCCCATGCTGACCCTGTGTCAGGTGTCCCCGTGCTGACCCTGTGTCAGGTGTCCCCATGCTGACCCTGTGTCAGGTGTCCCTGTGCTGACCCTGTGTCAGGTGTCCCCATGCCGCCCCTGTGTCAGGTGTCCCCATGCTGACCCTGTGTCAGGTGTCCCCATGCTGACCCCTGTGTCAGGTGTCCCCATGCTGACCCTGTGTCATGTGTCCCTGTGCTGACCCCATGTCAGGTGTCCCCGTGCTGACCCTGTGTCAGGTGTCCCCGTGCTGACCCTGTGTCAGGTGTCCCTGTGCTGACCCCGTGTCAGGTGTCCCCGTGCTGACCCTGTGTCAGGTGTCCCCGTGCTGACCCTGTGTCAGGTGTCCCTGTGCTGACCCCATGTCAGGTGTCCCCATGCTGACCCCGTGTCAGGTGTCCCCATGCTGACCCTGTGTCAGGTGTCCCCATGCTGACCCTGTGTCAGGTGTCCCCATGCTGACCCTGTGTCAGGTGTCCCCATGCTGACCCCTGTGTCAGGTGTCCCCATGCTGCCCCTGTGTCAGGTGTCCCCATGCTGACCCCTGTGTCAGGTGTGGGGGAGGTCTTGTGTTGGTGGACTCCAGGTGGTCTGTGCTGGTAGAAGGACCAGAGCTGTTTGATCGGACATTGCTGTCGGTGGTGATCAGTGGAGGGAGTGGATCACCAGCCACAGACAGCATGGAGGGTCTGTCCCCTGCTGGGTGCAGGGGAGAAGCAGAACCCACCCCCGTCTCCTTTTGGGCAGTTTCTTGCTGGTTTTTTGTGGCCACCATTACATGCAAGATCATGGGGCACATAGTTTCCTAGTAAAGATATTTGGATAACTGTCTGCCCTAAATTGTCCTTCATGTCCTAGGCATGGCAGGACTATGTCTACAAGTGGCCCTTTCACCTTTACCAGTCCTGTGGGACAGCGTTGCATGGCACCAAGTCTCTAAAGTtttaacaaagagaaagaaaagaattgatGCAGAAAATAACAGATCACAGACATTGAAAGTGCTGCCGTAGTTGAAAAGGGAAAGTGAGTCAcagaataaacagaaacaaagtgcAAAACACAAAGTGAGCACAAAAACAAAGGCTTCAGGTAAGATAAAGCGTTAGTCCTGCTGACGTCCAGTCAGCTGTTGGCCATAGAATGAATAAGAGTGGAAGTTTTGCTCTCTGAAGGTAGCAGAGTGCAGTGTCTGAGAGCTGTGATCAGGTGTGGGGGCATTTTCTTACAGCAATATGCACAAAAATTAGCTAATGGAGCCAGTACATCTGCAACAACTTGGGCCAGTTTGACATGCTGAGAACACTTGTCAAACGGGTAGTGTACAAAAGAACTCCCCTCATTGTATTTTATGCCAGGGTTACTGAGGGTCTGAGTTCATTAAGATATTTTAGTGTTCCTTTCTGtttccccccaggccccctttgccccctccaaaaaaaaaaaccaaacacacacacacacaaaaacccagttTGTTCCTTCAAAAAGTTTAGAGGGGTTTACATCTCTGCTTTGGGACATAAATAGATGTTGGTGAAGTGCCGTGACTGCTTTGTTCATCACATGCTTCAGCACCTATGTCTAAAGAAGTCATCAAAGAAgagtaaatttgtgtgtgtgttttttgtttttttcatggccGTGTGTGCATGACAGCACTCAGAATGTGTCCCTGTTCGGGCACACCAAGCTGGAAAACCTCCCCTGTCATCTGTACATGCAGGACTGGATTAAAAGcagtaatgatgttgatgatgatgtccattgCATGTGACCACACAAGATGATGGGGATGACCTCCTTCCTGTGCACACTGGAACTGGCCCCACTGCTGCCAGCTGTGTGTTCACAGACAGCACTGTCTGCTTTACCGATACTCTGGCTCATCATAGACCCCATCATAAGAACACATGTCTTGTCAATGCAAGGAACACCTCAAGTGTAAGTCAGTCACTTGCTGCTCTGCCTGTACCAGTCAGGGCAACTGTTGGGCTGCAACATTGAGTTAGACGTTTGTTTCTATACTTCAGTGGTCATGAGTAGTTTGTAattgtttctgtatttcattatTCATGACGACATGAGTAGTTTGTAGGAGTCTGTTTATGTACTTCATTATTCATGAGTAGTTTCTATACTTCATCATTTATAAATAGTTTGTTGACATCCACAAAAATTCTTCttcaaattttcttctttttttggtgtttggacTGCACTTGCATTTACAACTGGTTatgacctttttttaaaaaaaattttaaaacctCCATTTTTAGGGTTGGTTGGTACTTACAGTGTTAGTGTTTTTTTAATACtgatagttttttgtgtgtgtcagcaaATCAGACTGATTTCTAAATACTGTAAACTTAGCCACAAATGTAGAACAGGTCAGGAAAACCAGTATGGCTACTGGAAAAGAGGATGCTGTTTCCATTAACATGAGGGAGGTAACTGAACAAGGGAGGCCATTAGTTGTAGCTACTTTCACTTTTTCTGCATGGCGGACTagttgtttgcacaggacagggaattGGACCCCtgttggagtctgcactagtgggtcatggtgaGTATGTTtgattaaacataattttaggaaaaaagaTTTCCTTTTGGGGGACTTCAAGGTGCTTTGCGTTAAATGTACTCCCTGTCATACAGTAAAAGAAGAAATTTAATTCATCTGTATGTAAACACATTTCAGACAGTGGGTTATACGAAATGTTTAATGGAATATTATCAGAACGTCGGCAAAAGAAATGTTTAAGTAAACAAGatacaacaaagaaaaccaaaataaaatgtttaaatgCAGTGAAAAGGAAGGCGATGTCTCAAGTTTGCACAAAAGTTAGAACCTGTactaaaaaaagaataaagaaaatctCACTCCAAGTGAACCGTCAAACCAAAACATCCAAAGGAATCTTCATCCTtgttgtttaaaacaatttttcCCAGAAGTTTTGGCAGGAAGTGTGAGTATGACGAAGTTGTAACATCTTTGTGACTTCTGATGGTGAAGGCATGTCTCCTTTTGGGGAAGGCAGATACCTAGTCCTCCGCTTCTCGGAACTATCATCACTTTATGTCCAGTGTTATAATGGCCCTGTTTAGTGGACTGGGCCAAAGCAACAAGGATAGCATTTTCAGTTGTTCATTTTTCGCTTGGGATCACGTAGGTCTTCATTGATGTATTGGACTTTTTGACAAGTTGTTATTGGCATCAGAAAGTCTGTACATTACAACTGTTATTTTTTTATCAGTAAATGTCTGAATGTAAAGTTTGTTCGCTGATGCATGTAACTCGCATGCATTATGTGCCTGGTATCACATGAAATTTGGTCATGTTTGATCACATCAGGCTGAAACATGCTGTGAACTGTTCATGCAGGACAATCTGTGTTTTGAGGTGTGTTGATGTCAGACAGTGTACAGCACAGGTAGGGGTGTAGTGCAGTATGGATCAGACCATGTGGTATAAGGTACCTCGGATTACAAAGCAATCTGTCCAGAATTTCTTGAATGTAATACTTTGTAGCCTGAAAGTTGATTGTAATTTTAATGCACATTGGCTGCCAGAAAGAGCCCAAGATGCAACTTACAACCCAACAGTTTATTTTTGTCTGAAATCATTTGGTTTATTTCGCTCTTGTTTCTGCCCCAACAGTGTCCCAGGCCAGTTTCTGATCCCATGCGCAGAAAGACGAGTGGTGCATGCAGAAAGATATAAATTGTGGAAGAAGTAAATTGAAATTTGTATGAAGTTTATGAAGATGAATGTCAGATTATGTTTCACCTCTGCCTCTGTTAAAGATGGCTATTAATTATGAAGATGAATGTCAGATTATGTTTCAGAGAATTTCTCTTCTGCCTCTGGTAAAGATAGCTGCtgagtgaagatttttttttaattctcatgcAGTTCTCTGTACACTGGGCAGAaggtgttgatgtgaagggataTCAGTGATGCTGAGAATGTCTCAGATTGCAGTTCTCTGTACACTGGGCAGAaggtgttgatgtgaagggataTCAGTGATGCTGAGAATGTCTGAGATTGCAGTTCTCTGTACACTGGGCAGAaggtgttgatgtgaagggataACAGTGATGCTGAGAATGTCTCAGATTGCAGTTCTCTGTACACTGGGCAGAaggtgttgatgtgaagggataTCAGTGATGCTGAGAATGTCTGAGATTGCAGTTCTCTGTACACTGGGCAGAaggtgttgatgtgaagggataTCAGTGATGCTGAGAATGTCTCAGATTGCAGTTCTCTGTACACTGGGCAGAaggtgttgatgtgaagggataTCAGTGATGCTGAGAATGTCTCAGATTGCAGTTCTCTGTACACTGGGCAGAaggtgttgatgtgaagggataTCAGTGATGCTGAGAATGTCTCGCATTCTGCTGTTTCCTCTTCATGGCTTTCATGGTGACTGGGCTTCAGACACTAAGTCACACACTCTGTTGTCCAGTGATTTGACCTTTGTGGTCACCAGGCTGGGAACAACTGCTAAATGTGTACTAATTtgtccttttttaatttttttggagATAGCTTTCCAACAGATAAGTTATTTCTTTTCTGTAATGGATGAGCAGTTTTGTCTGAAGTGAGGTGGAGGTTTCTTTTGGTATTGTTCTTTCTTTATAAAAATTCAAATTAATAACATGACCGAAAGCACTCATTGaattattttaattttgtttaaatcacAAGAGTCCATTTCAAAAACTTAAATTGCAAAAatctggtaaaaaaacaaaaaacacacacacacacacacacatatacatacacacatgaaagcatccaaatgtgcatgcacacaaagagttgtgtgtggattgtgatggTTGGATACGGGAACACAAGCTACAGTTTGATACAGTATACAATGATAAGCAGGTGCAGAAACTTCAGTCATGGAAAGAATTGTGCAGTCATCAATCTGTGCATATTGAATCAGTCAGTCAGGTTCtctttcacgcccccccccctcacacacacacacacacacacacacacacacagagtgacatacacagtgacaatgcacatacacacccacacttaaTGAGAAACTGAAGATTGACTTTCTTGCACATTGAATGATAATGTTTTTGATTCTCAAATTAATTCTCGAGTCCGCATTGCGCCTGGGTTTGGATGTGTgttccatttacacacactttaacGTTGGGAAATCTTCTCATTGCAAAAaaacttttggttttttttcaatcaaCTTCAGCTTGTTCCGGTAAATGAATCCCATCCCCCAGACAACAGTAAAATGTAATTGTTCAGCTTGCTGTGGCTTGATCAACAGCAATCAAATATGCCATAATTTTCTGAAAAGTGCCTGTGGCATAGAAACAAAGAATCTGGCAGACTTGAAGAACAGGGCTGAGTGATCCTCTCCTTATTGGGAAATCAGTGTCATCTCCTATGTTCTCTggttaactaaaaaaaaatcacatgtctTGGAAATCTAAAACTGCTGTTCACTTGCGAATAGGTGTCCACTTCAGAGGGTGATTATGGTCTCTGGAAACTCGTTCTCTTCAAATCACTCGCCTGGTCAGTGGCAAACACACGTACATGTTTGCCATCTTTGTTCCACTGAATGGTTGGCAACTTGAGATTTACACCATTTCTGTAGCCAGCTTTAATCGGAACAACCAGATGTAAGGTTTCATGCAGTACCAACTTTTTGAGTTTTGGTTGCCAACTAGTTGGTTAGGATCATAGTGAGGTTTCATGTAAAAGGCCCCTGGTTTTGAATGGAGAAAAGGCATCTGAGTGTtgatgatcacattgcacacactgCTGCTGTGGATCCAGTGGACATTCTCTGTTCTATACCACACCTGTTCACAGTGGTTCAAGTTTTTATTCACCAGTATCATCTTCTTGTCCTGCatggtaaaaataaataaacaaacaaaatcttgcGTTTCAGGAATGCTTCTGATGTTCACTGAAGTGATGTCTTGAGCTGTCTTGATGTGATGATACAACAAAGTGACACTGTAATGTATTGATTTTTGTCAGTTgtctctgcgtgaaatttgggctcctctccccagggagaacacatCGCCACATTGACATGTGTTGCCATGAAAACTGGTTTTGACCAGTACATGACATGCTGAACAGCACCGATATTGTCAGTAACATGTGATACTTTTAGTAAATGACACAGATGCCTTACGAGTCAAGTAGTACTTTTGACAGTAAATGGACAAAACTTACTGCATGTGGACATCATTTGGTGTTTATGTATTACTACTACAGTGTTTACCTTTTCAGCCAGTTTAAGAGCCTCTGTTGCTGGTCTCCCCAGGACTCATGTTCCTGCAGGTCGGAAAAGAAACAGTCTTGGGTGATGTATGTTTGGGAACTTGTTCTGTTTTGAGGGGTGCAGGTTTCGTGTTGCAAAACCTACTGAATaccgacatggattgcaggatctgtaACATGTATTTAACCTTAGGATGTGTAGACTTGTGAAGCAGGTTAAGGCTTCAGCAAATCTGTTTTACCTGGCtttagccaggtaggcagcctgttctgcaaaaTTGCTCATTGGCATTGATCTTGGCCTTGGAGCTTTTTGCTGGCTTTCTGGATCATTGGGGAGTTCGCAAGAAATCATTCTTGGACAGTGTTAACATAACTCCCCATGTGCACTGCTTGTTAGATTGATGAGCTGTGTTGTCACGAGTCATCATCCTTCATGGAACTGATGTCTCCGTGTTGCATGGGCTTCAAGTACTGTCTTCTTCATGCCTTGTTTAGTGGGTAAGGGGAAGGTTGGATGGGCTTCAAGTACTGTCTTCTTGCCTTGTTTAGTGGGTAAGGGGAAGGTTGGATGGGCTTCAAGTACTGTCTTCTTCTTGCCTTGTTTAGTGGGTAAGGGGAAGGTTGGATGGGCTTCAAGTACTGTCTTCTTCATGCCTTGTTTAGTGGGTAAGGGGAAGGTTGGATGGGCTTCAAGTACTGTCTTCTTCATGCCTTGTTTAGTGGGTAAGGGGAAGGTTGGATGGGCTTCAAGTAATGTCTTCATCATGCCTTGTTTAGTGGGTAAGGGGAAGGTTGGATGGGCTTCAAGTACTGTCTTCATCATGCCTTGTTTTGTGGGTAAGGGGAAGGTTGGATGGGCTTCAAGTACTGTCTTCATGCCTTGTTTAGTGGGTAAGGGAAAGGTTGGATGGGCTTCAAGTAATGTCTTCATCATGCCTTGTTTAGTGGGTAAGGGGAAGGTTGGATGGGCTTCAAGTACTGTCTTCATGCCTTGTTTAGTGGGTAAGGGGAAGGTTGGATGGGCTTCAAGTAATGTCTTCATCATGCCTTGTTTAGTGGGTAAGGGGAAGGTTGGATGGGCTTCAAGTACTGTCTTCATCATGCCTTGTTTTGTGGGTAAGGGGAAGGTTGGATGGGCTTCAAGTACTGTCTTCATGCCTTGTTTTGTGGGTAAGGGAAAGGTTGGATGGGCTTCAAGTACTGTCTTCATGCCTTGTTTTGTGGGTAAGGGGAAGGTTGGATGGGCTTCAAGTACTGTCTTCATGCCTTGTTTTGTGGGTAAGGGGAAGGTTGGATGGGCTTCAAGTACTGTCTTCATCATGCCTTGTTCAGTGGGTAAGGGGAAGGTTGGATGGGCTTCAAGTGCTGTCTTCATGCCTTGTTTAGTGGGTAAGGGGAAGGTTGGATGGGCTTCAAGTACTGTCTTCATCATGCCTTGTTTAGTGGGTAAGGGGAAGGTTGGATGGGCTTCAAGTACTGTCTTCTTCATGCCTTGTTTAGTGGGTAAGGGGAAGGTTGGATGGGCTTCAAGTGCTGTCTTCTTGCCTTGTTTAGTGGGTAAGGGGAAGGTACTTTTCTGCCATGAATACccagtacctttttttttcctggatgtGATGTGCAGTGACCACCCTCGTTCCTGTCACCATATAAGCTCTCACACTGGCCCTTTCTGCAGGTGAAACTTTTTTCCCTTAGAGGAACTTATGGATTTTTTTCTTGTAGAGCTGTCATTTTGCCACACAGACATTGTCTCTTTGCTTTTTTGTTCCGCAGTGCTTTGCGGGATGGTTGTAATAGGAGTAAGTGGTGGAAAGTCAGCCATGCAATAGGTATAATCTAAGCTGGTTTCTTCATTTATTAATGCCCTGCCTGCATGTACGTGGGCAGAACCTGTTGTTGGCTGGTCGGTTCCTTTGCTGCAGATTGTTTCCCCATCAGATTTGTTTTTCAGTATTGTCGGCAGCGTCACAATGAACCGCTGGCAAGTGACAAAAACTTGCGACGACAAATTTTAAACTTGAAAATCAAAAGAAACTgaaaaccccacaaacacaagACTGGATATGGGCATTCTTGAATATTACCAGGCtttctatgtgcatgtgtgtgtgtgtgtgtgtgaattaaaggATGTTGTCATCTTTGTAAATTATTGTATAAAATATTACAATAATGGGTGGATGCACAGGTCTATCAGCACGCATTTTCAGAAATAAATACTTAAGTGAAGCTTACTTTCATTCAACTATGATTAGAATGCATGAAATATCACATTACGTTCAGTGGTCAGAAAGTGCCACAGTTGTTCAGATCAGTGATTGAACATGGGAAAGCACTAGTAGTCACctcatctctccccccacacccccaccccccaaaccctctctccaacaaccccctccaaaaatgtatgaataaataaaatagaatacatgAAAAGTTTTATTTCAAACAGTTTTTAGTGGAACATGCCCATTTTAGTTAATTGAAATTGGCACAGCCTTGTAATTCACTGAAATCTTACTGCTGATGTCCAGCTGCTTTTGAAACGGGAAAGAAGAAACTATATACCTTACAGATTGGATACAAGCAGCAGATCCTGTGTTTTGTGTCATGTCTTTTGCAAGGGGAGGAGGTTGCATGATGATGATACACAGAATGTGATGGCTCCAGTGTGTTGGCATGCACAGTTCACATTTCCTGGACATCAGATCTCAGCAGTCTGCAGTCCTTTGGTGATCACTTGATTATCTGGAATGTTTTATCCGTGGGTAACCTTGGTATGGTTTTTGAAGGTTAGATATTTTAACTTGATTCTGGTTTAGAGTGACCCGTTTTGACAGCAGCAATAGATTTTCTTGTGTTTAAAGTTTACCAAAGCTCACTTGATTCTGATGTTGTGACTCATTTTGACAGCAGTGACAGATTTTCCTGTGTTTATAGAGTTACCGAAGCTTTCACAGCATTGCACTGGTGTGTCAGCCCAGATGTTAAACATGCTGCAGCCCTGAGATGGCCCTTGTAGTGCGCTGGGCTGAAAAACCCATCACTGCTCCAGCAGATGTCACTTGTGTGATTGGCCGTGCTGCAAGCAACATGGTTTAATTTCATCTGAGCCATGCACAGTGCATTAGAATGTGAggataataaaacaataaaagctGTAGATACAAGACCTTACGTGAATTAATAATACCTGAAAGCTGGGTTGGGTTGCATAAGCTAAGTTTGGAGTGCTTGGTTTGTTTAGCATTAAATTTTTCTATGTCTTTGCTGATTCAGTAGATATTAAGAAAATTTGTCAAGCCAAGCAAACTTCATGCTGTTGTGATCACTAGTTTCAAGCCATACCATAAACAGGACTTGAACTAAACATAGACAAAGTCAAGTGATGCTACAGTTTTGGCTACACTATGCATTCGCTGTGTCATTGTGGGCTGAGAgactggtgtgagtgacgagtctTTGAATATACATTCCAGGAACATGTTGAAGAGTGTAGGAGATAGAAGACAGCCTTGATGGACCCCAGCTGACACATGAAACCATTTGCCGACAGTTCCTTGAACGAGCACTGCATTGTTGGCTTTTGCGTACAGCTGTTTAATGGTGTTGATCAGGTTTTAGACCATGCTGTACTTCATAGTTACCCACAGTGCATCAAGTCACACTTGGTCAAATACCTTCTTGAAGTCGATAAAGACTTaagtgttttgttggtgttggctaTATTTCTTACACAGAACACAAAGGTTGAAAAACTGTTCTGTGGTTGTGCAGAACCCAGTTTGTTCTTCTGCAGTGACTGCAGAGTCTGTTCAGGATTACTTTGAGCATTGCTTTGCTTGCATGGCTGATCAGAC is a window of Babylonia areolata isolate BAREFJ2019XMU chromosome 22, ASM4173473v1, whole genome shotgun sequence DNA encoding:
- the LOC143296893 gene encoding uncharacterized protein LOC143296893; this translates as MLTLCQVSPCCPCVRCPHADPCVRCGGGLVLVDSRWSVLVEGPELFDRTLLSVVISGGSGSPATDSMEGLSPAGCRGEAEPTPVSFWAVSCWFFVATITCKIMGHIVS